A window of Hevea brasiliensis isolate MT/VB/25A 57/8 chromosome 14, ASM3005281v1, whole genome shotgun sequence contains these coding sequences:
- the LOC131173231 gene encoding cysteine-rich receptor-like protein kinase 44 isoform X2, with protein MDNRSISLINFVALLFHFLISICLTNALYCYETGNFTTNSTYAKNRALVLSSLASNVTANGGFYTATEGQGTDKVYGLVLCRADTPSDACSKCVNTTITELIEKCPNQKEAISWGGDPPCIIRYANRSIFGLLELEPTDAGYNVNNITSNMEEFDQTWGGLMSRIVTKASMGSSKVKFATEEADLTPFQKIYALMLCTPDMSQSNCSYCLREAVGFYQSCCHGKQGGYVQKPNCIFRWDLYPFYNSIADALPPTPPPSISPPSTNNTISKENGTATTRTVVIITVPAIVFAALVALTCSLFYYRKSKQETKNLDENRSKECLKFNFETIRLATEDFSDHNKLGQGGFGAVYKGVLSDGQVVAVKRLSRNSKQEEVDIKNEVMLVARLQHRNLVRLLGFCFEGHERLLIYEYVPNSSLDHYIFDREKRLLINWGTRYKIIVGIARGILYLHEDSQLRIIHRDLKVSNILLDEEMNPKISDFGTARLFPTDQSEDATSKIVGTFGYMAPEYAFQGILSVKSDVFSFGVLILEIISGQKCNKFRNGEEEEERDLITYAWDNWIEGTASNIIDPILIGAASTPDILRCIQIGLLCVQADAGKRPTMASVVLMLDSCSVALPALSKPGYFVYSEHTSILSGNQSKSRSAQLSANQCSISELEPR; from the exons ATGGATAATCGTTCAATCAGCCTCATAAATTTTGTAGCTCTGCTTTTCCATTTTCTTATAAGCATCTGCCTCACCAATGCCCTGTACTGTTATGAGACAGGAAACTTCACAACCAATAGCACCTATGCAAAGAACCGGGCTCTGGTCCTCTCTTCTCTAGCTTCAAATGTCACGGCAAATGGTGGTTTCTACACCGCCACAGAAGGACAAGGCACGGATAAAGTTTATGGTCTGGTGCTTTGCAGAGCGGACACTCCATCAGATGCTTGTTCCAAGTGTGTCAATACGACAATTACGGAATTAATTGAAAAGTGTCCTAACCAGAAAGAAGCAATTTCATGGGGTGGGGATCCTCCTTGTATTATACGGTACGCAAACCGCTCAATTTTTGGATTACTGGAGCTAGAACCTACTGATGCTGGGTATAATGTCAATAACATCACATCTAATATGGAAGAGTTTGATCAGACATGGGGCGGTTTGATGTCTCGCATCGTAACAAAAGCTTCCATGGGCTCTTCTAAGGTGAAATTTGCAACTGAAGAAGCAGACTTAACACCTTTTCAGAAAATATACGCATTGATGCTGTGCACTCCTGATATGTCCCAGAGTAATTGCAGCTATTGCCTACGAGAGGCAGTGGGATTTTATCAATCTTGTTGCCATGGGAAGCAAGGAGGTTATGTTCAGAAACCTAACTGTATTTTCCGGTGGGATTTGTATCCATTCTACAATTCTATTGCTGATGCTCTGCCTCCAACACCTCCACCCAGTATTTCTCCCCCCTCAACCAACAATACAATAAGCAAAG AGAACGGAACGGCAACTACTCGAACTGTTGTTATCATCACTGTTCCTGCAATTGTCTTCGCAGCTCTTGTTGCCCTCACTTGCAGTCTTTTCTATTATAGGAAGTCCAAGCAAGAAACCAAAA ATTTGGACGAAAATAGAAGCAAAGAATGCTTGAAATTCAATTTTGAGACTATCAGACTTGCAACAGAAGACTTCTCTGATCATAATAAGCTTGGACAAGGTGGATTTGGTGCTGTTTACAAG GGTGTGCTTTCAGATGGACAAGTAGTAGCAGTAAAGAGGCTATCAAGGAACTCTAAGCAAGAAGAAGTTGATATTAAGAACGAGGTCATGCTAGTGGCCAGGCTTCAACACAGGAATTTGGTTAGACTCTTGGGTTTCTGTTTTGAAGGACATGAAAGGCTTCTCATATATGAATATGTTCCAAATTCAAGTCTCGACCATTACATATTTG ATCGAGAGAAGCGTTTACTAATAAATTGGGGCACACGCTACAAAATTATAGTGGGCATAGCTCGAGGAATTCTTTATCTTCATGAAGATTCTCAACTTCGGATTATTCATCGTGATCTCAAAGTCAGTAATATTCTACTAGATGAAGAAATGAATCCCAAAATTTCAGACTTTGGAACAGCAAGATTGTTTCCAACAGATCAATCTGAGGATGCTACAAGTAAAATTGTGGGAACCTT TGGCTACATGGCTCCAGAGTATGCATTTCAAGGGATCCTCTCAGTGAAGTCAGATGTTTTTAGCTTTGGTGTATTGATTTTGGAAATTATTAGTGGCCAAAAGTGCAATAAATTCCGtaatggtgaagaagaagaagagagggacctTATAACCTAT GCATGGGATAATTGGATTGAAGGAACTGCTTCAAATATCATAGATCCTATTCTGATAGGAGCTGCTTCGACACCTGACATCCTGAGGTGTATCCAAATAGGATTACTGTGCGTACAAGCAGATGCAGGAAAAAGACCAACTATGGCTTCGGTGGTTCTCATGCTTGATAGTTGCTCTGTTGCTTTACCAGCATTGTCAAAACCTGGATATTTTGTGTATAGCGAACATACGTCAATTCTGTCTGGTAATCAATCCAAAAGCCGCTCTGCCCAACTCTCTGCTAATCAGTGTTCAATTTCAGAGTTAGAACCACGATAA
- the LOC131173231 gene encoding cysteine-rich receptor-like protein kinase 44 isoform X1, producing MDNRSISLINFVALLFHFLISICLTNALYCYETGNFTTNSTYAKNRALVLSSLASNVTANGGFYTATEGQGTDKVYGLVLCRADTPSDACSKCVNTTITELIEKCPNQKEAISWGGDPPCIIRYANRSIFGLLELEPTDAGYNVNNITSNMEEFDQTWGGLMSRIVTKASMGSSKVKFATEEADLTPFQKIYALMLCTPDMSQSNCSYCLREAVGFYQSCCHGKQGGYVQKPNCIFRWDLYPFYNSIADALPPTPPPSISPPSTNNTISKENGTATTRTVVIITVPAIVFAALVALTCSLFYYRKSKQETKSEDLDENRSKECLKFNFETIRLATEDFSDHNKLGQGGFGAVYKGVLSDGQVVAVKRLSRNSKQEEVDIKNEVMLVARLQHRNLVRLLGFCFEGHERLLIYEYVPNSSLDHYIFDREKRLLINWGTRYKIIVGIARGILYLHEDSQLRIIHRDLKVSNILLDEEMNPKISDFGTARLFPTDQSEDATSKIVGTFGYMAPEYAFQGILSVKSDVFSFGVLILEIISGQKCNKFRNGEEEEERDLITYAWDNWIEGTASNIIDPILIGAASTPDILRCIQIGLLCVQADAGKRPTMASVVLMLDSCSVALPALSKPGYFVYSEHTSILSGNQSKSRSAQLSANQCSISELEPR from the exons ATGGATAATCGTTCAATCAGCCTCATAAATTTTGTAGCTCTGCTTTTCCATTTTCTTATAAGCATCTGCCTCACCAATGCCCTGTACTGTTATGAGACAGGAAACTTCACAACCAATAGCACCTATGCAAAGAACCGGGCTCTGGTCCTCTCTTCTCTAGCTTCAAATGTCACGGCAAATGGTGGTTTCTACACCGCCACAGAAGGACAAGGCACGGATAAAGTTTATGGTCTGGTGCTTTGCAGAGCGGACACTCCATCAGATGCTTGTTCCAAGTGTGTCAATACGACAATTACGGAATTAATTGAAAAGTGTCCTAACCAGAAAGAAGCAATTTCATGGGGTGGGGATCCTCCTTGTATTATACGGTACGCAAACCGCTCAATTTTTGGATTACTGGAGCTAGAACCTACTGATGCTGGGTATAATGTCAATAACATCACATCTAATATGGAAGAGTTTGATCAGACATGGGGCGGTTTGATGTCTCGCATCGTAACAAAAGCTTCCATGGGCTCTTCTAAGGTGAAATTTGCAACTGAAGAAGCAGACTTAACACCTTTTCAGAAAATATACGCATTGATGCTGTGCACTCCTGATATGTCCCAGAGTAATTGCAGCTATTGCCTACGAGAGGCAGTGGGATTTTATCAATCTTGTTGCCATGGGAAGCAAGGAGGTTATGTTCAGAAACCTAACTGTATTTTCCGGTGGGATTTGTATCCATTCTACAATTCTATTGCTGATGCTCTGCCTCCAACACCTCCACCCAGTATTTCTCCCCCCTCAACCAACAATACAATAAGCAAAG AGAACGGAACGGCAACTACTCGAACTGTTGTTATCATCACTGTTCCTGCAATTGTCTTCGCAGCTCTTGTTGCCCTCACTTGCAGTCTTTTCTATTATAGGAAGTCCAAGCAAGAAACCAAAA GTGAAGATTTGGACGAAAATAGAAGCAAAGAATGCTTGAAATTCAATTTTGAGACTATCAGACTTGCAACAGAAGACTTCTCTGATCATAATAAGCTTGGACAAGGTGGATTTGGTGCTGTTTACAAG GGTGTGCTTTCAGATGGACAAGTAGTAGCAGTAAAGAGGCTATCAAGGAACTCTAAGCAAGAAGAAGTTGATATTAAGAACGAGGTCATGCTAGTGGCCAGGCTTCAACACAGGAATTTGGTTAGACTCTTGGGTTTCTGTTTTGAAGGACATGAAAGGCTTCTCATATATGAATATGTTCCAAATTCAAGTCTCGACCATTACATATTTG ATCGAGAGAAGCGTTTACTAATAAATTGGGGCACACGCTACAAAATTATAGTGGGCATAGCTCGAGGAATTCTTTATCTTCATGAAGATTCTCAACTTCGGATTATTCATCGTGATCTCAAAGTCAGTAATATTCTACTAGATGAAGAAATGAATCCCAAAATTTCAGACTTTGGAACAGCAAGATTGTTTCCAACAGATCAATCTGAGGATGCTACAAGTAAAATTGTGGGAACCTT TGGCTACATGGCTCCAGAGTATGCATTTCAAGGGATCCTCTCAGTGAAGTCAGATGTTTTTAGCTTTGGTGTATTGATTTTGGAAATTATTAGTGGCCAAAAGTGCAATAAATTCCGtaatggtgaagaagaagaagagagggacctTATAACCTAT GCATGGGATAATTGGATTGAAGGAACTGCTTCAAATATCATAGATCCTATTCTGATAGGAGCTGCTTCGACACCTGACATCCTGAGGTGTATCCAAATAGGATTACTGTGCGTACAAGCAGATGCAGGAAAAAGACCAACTATGGCTTCGGTGGTTCTCATGCTTGATAGTTGCTCTGTTGCTTTACCAGCATTGTCAAAACCTGGATATTTTGTGTATAGCGAACATACGTCAATTCTGTCTGGTAATCAATCCAAAAGCCGCTCTGCCCAACTCTCTGCTAATCAGTGTTCAATTTCAGAGTTAGAACCACGATAA
- the LOC131173425 gene encoding uncharacterized protein LOC131173425, with translation MGEEHEIEVKLKEKKDECESESTSTKAKASKENKLPPKLKDPGSFSIPCHIGETSIERALCDLGASVSLMPLSICEKLKVRDLKPTTISLQLADRSIKYPVGILENVPLKVGKFFILVDFIVLEMEEDIFVTVHATVHAAKKVNFYIFSEILG, from the exons ATGGGGGAAGAACACGAAATTGAAGTAAagttgaaagaaaagaaagatgagTGTGAGAGTGAATCCACTTCAACTAAAGCTAAAGCTAGTAAGGAA AACAAGCTCCCACCAAAGCTGAAAGATCCTGGaagtttttccataccatgtcacattggagaAACAAGTATTGAGAGAGCATTATGTGACTTGGGGGCTAGTGTTAGCTTGATGCCACTTTCCATATGTGAGAAGTTAAAGGTTAGAGATCTAAAGCCCACAACTATTTCTTTGCAGTTAGCTGACAGGTCTATAAAGTATCCAGTTGGGATTTTAGAGAATGTACCATTAAAAGTTGGAAAGTTTTTCATTCTGGTGGATTTTATTGTActagagatggaggaggat ATttttgttactgttcatgctactgttcatgctgctaaaaAGGTCAATTTCTACATTTTTTCTGAAATTCTTGGTTGA